The following proteins are encoded in a genomic region of Clarias gariepinus isolate MV-2021 ecotype Netherlands chromosome 12, CGAR_prim_01v2, whole genome shotgun sequence:
- the ccdc59 gene encoding thyroid transcription factor 1-associated protein 26 homolog, translating into MAPVNPHFKGKPSFKGKNTKIYRADGHPSAVNKKKKAWNQGNKIFQGSLQEGKGFAFQRKQKVQQEYKKLLRKEKWRMKDSKPNLEEEYPEHLRHLYQAEQERLNKEEQMNKDRRKQGRCVDEGLNDESDLSSSVKRTSETGIPESGASLNEGPQTSQTESSDQDQLRKKKWKKMSSNQKMLEEYKRKKEERERKREEYLKDKAEREEALKRYKEKKMATYQMLKKKTKKGQPNLNLQMELLLQKIQAQRK; encoded by the exons ATGGCGCCTGTAAATCCACATTTTAAAGGCAAACCTTCATTTAAAGGCAAAAACACGAAAATATATCGTGCAGATGGTCATCCGTCAGctgttaataaaaagaaaaaagcatggAATCAAGGGAACAAGATTTTCCAGGGAAGTTTACAAGAAG GTAAGGGCTTTGCCTTCCAGAGGAAGCAAAAAGTACAACAAGAATACAAGAAACTACTGCGAAAGGAGAAATGGAGAATGAAGGATTCCAAGCCGAATCTAGAAGAAGAATACCCCGAGCACCTGAGGCACCTCTACCAGGCCGAACAGGAGAGACTGAACAAAGAAGAGCAAATGAACAAGGATCGCAGGAAGCAAGGAAGATGTGTTGATGAAGGTTTAAACGATGAGTCTGACTTGTCCAGCTCTGTCAAAAGGACTTCTGAGACAGGAATCCCTGAATCAGGTGCTTCACTGAATGAAGGACCACAGACGTCACAGACTGAGAG TTCTGATCAGGACCAGCTCaggaaaaagaaatggaagAAAATGTCTTCCAACCAGAAGATGTTGGAAgaatataaaaggaaaaaagaggaaCGAGAACGTAAAAGAGAG GAATACTTGAAAgacaaagcagagagagaggaggCTCTGAAAAGGTacaaggaaaagaaaatggCTACTTATCAGATGCTGAAGAAGAAGACGAAAAAGGGTCAACCCAACCTGAATCTGCAGATGGAGCTGCTGCTTCAGAAAATCCAGGCTCAGAGAAAATAA